One window from the genome of Cyclobacterium amurskyense encodes:
- a CDS encoding DoxX family protein: MANQKNNKAIHISLWIAQVLLAVMFIMAGLMKATQPIEALAESLPWVSSTSLGLVRFIGVSELLGGIGLILPALLRIKPFLTVWAAIGLAVVMVLAAIFHASRGEFSGIGANMVFMAIALFVAWGRTKKAPILAK; this comes from the coding sequence ATGGCAAATCAAAAAAACAACAAAGCAATACATATCTCTCTTTGGATTGCACAAGTACTATTGGCAGTTATGTTTATAATGGCAGGCTTAATGAAAGCTACACAGCCTATTGAAGCATTGGCAGAATCACTCCCATGGGTTTCATCAACTTCCTTAGGATTGGTTAGGTTTATTGGTGTTAGTGAATTATTAGGCGGTATAGGTCTAATCCTTCCTGCCTTGCTTCGTATCAAACCATTTTTAACGGTATGGGCAGCAATCGGACTTGCAGTAGTTATGGTATTGGCAGCGATTTTTCATGCTTCAAGAGGAGAATTCTCAGGTATAGGAGCGAATATGGTATTTATGGCAATTGCTTTATTTGTAGCTTGGGGAAGAACAAAAAAAGCCCCCATTCTCGCAAAATAA
- a CDS encoding Crp/Fnr family transcriptional regulator, translating into MKSIKINTLKTYKKGEILLKQGEIAKYGYLVKKGCLKSYTVDNVGKEHIMQFAPENWMISDLDSFTNQVPSSVSIETIEDCEIFLISKSDFIDIDTFDKEVVVDIANKFRNNLIASNKRILGLLSATSEQRYIDFTETYPTLVQRLPLKLIAAYIGVTPEYLSGIRRKMAKKSEN; encoded by the coding sequence ATGAAAAGCATAAAAATCAACACCTTAAAAACTTACAAGAAAGGTGAAATCCTTTTAAAACAGGGAGAAATTGCTAAATATGGGTACTTGGTAAAAAAAGGTTGCTTAAAAAGTTACACAGTAGACAATGTCGGCAAAGAGCATATTATGCAGTTTGCACCCGAAAATTGGATGATTTCAGATTTGGATAGCTTTACCAATCAGGTACCTTCCTCAGTTTCTATTGAGACGATTGAGGATTGCGAGATATTTTTAATTTCCAAATCAGACTTTATAGATATTGATACCTTTGATAAAGAGGTGGTGGTAGACATCGCCAATAAGTTCCGGAACAACCTTATTGCATCCAACAAAAGAATTCTGGGACTACTAAGTGCGACATCTGAACAGCGCTACATCGATTTTACAGAAACATATCCCACATTGGTGCAAAGACTTCCTTTAAAACTAATAGCTGCCTATATTGGGGTTACACCGGAATACTTAAGCGGTATTAGAAGAAAAATGGCTAAAAAAAGTGAGAATTAA
- a CDS encoding DUF3570 domain-containing protein, producing MHTLKYIILLCLVTTSFAGFAQDTTQVYKKRVLESAEVDILSSYYSQDGDNAAVSGGIGTEALTDFTTSFIISIPLNDDDILTIDAGISAYTSASSSNIDPFDGGNADAFQASSGASKSDVWTNFTGSYSHSSDDRNSIWSTSISFANEYDYFSIGAGGAYTKLFNEQNTELSVKGNVFFDSWTTIYPIELRPFSGGENGLTNNLFTNNTLTGNPNYSPIFNEYATKGRNSYSMGLGISQILHKNVQGSMALDFVQQQGLLSTPFQRVYFSDVADSFIDDFQLADANERLPDNRFKVAIGGRLNWYLNERLALRTFYRYYFDNWGITSYTASIEIPIKVSSKFTLYPSYRFYNQTAADYFNPYEGAMSTNEFYTSDYDLSEFSANQFGFGVSYTDIFTQAHIAKWGLKSIDLKFYRYDRNTSFRSNMISVGFKFVRD from the coding sequence ATGCATACCTTAAAATACATCATACTCCTTTGCTTGGTTACAACATCATTTGCAGGTTTTGCTCAAGATACTACTCAGGTATATAAAAAACGGGTATTAGAAAGCGCGGAAGTCGATATTCTATCGAGTTATTATAGTCAGGACGGTGATAATGCCGCTGTAAGTGGTGGCATTGGAACCGAAGCTTTAACCGATTTCACTACCTCATTTATAATTTCTATCCCTTTAAACGATGATGACATTTTAACCATTGACGCAGGAATATCTGCATATACCTCTGCTTCATCCAGTAATATAGATCCATTTGATGGCGGAAATGCAGATGCTTTTCAGGCCTCCTCTGGCGCTTCCAAAAGTGATGTTTGGACAAATTTCACAGGTAGCTATAGCCATAGTTCTGACGACCGCAATTCCATTTGGTCTACAAGCATATCCTTCGCCAATGAATATGACTATTTTTCAATAGGTGCAGGAGGCGCTTATACCAAACTCTTCAATGAGCAAAATACAGAACTTAGTGTAAAAGGGAATGTGTTTTTTGATTCCTGGACTACAATTTACCCAATAGAATTAAGACCTTTTTCGGGCGGAGAAAATGGTTTAACAAACAACTTATTTACTAACAATACCCTTACAGGCAACCCTAATTACAGTCCTATTTTTAATGAATATGCTACCAAAGGACGAAATTCTTATTCGATGGGATTAGGAATTTCTCAAATCCTTCACAAGAATGTTCAAGGATCAATGGCCTTGGATTTTGTACAACAGCAAGGCTTACTCTCTACTCCATTTCAAAGGGTCTACTTCAGTGATGTAGCAGACTCATTTATAGATGATTTTCAATTGGCAGACGCCAATGAGCGGCTTCCTGACAATAGGTTTAAAGTGGCGATTGGTGGGCGACTTAATTGGTACTTAAATGAGAGGCTTGCACTCAGAACATTTTACAGGTATTATTTCGATAACTGGGGAATTACTTCCTATACAGCCAGTATCGAGATCCCAATCAAAGTTAGTAGTAAGTTTACTTTATATCCATCTTACAGATTTTATAACCAAACTGCTGCTGATTATTTTAATCCCTATGAAGGAGCAATGTCAACAAATGAATTTTACACTTCTGACTATGATTTGTCTGAATTCTCTGCCAATCAGTTCGGGTTTGGGGTCTCCTATACTGATATTTTCACCCAAGCCCATATTGCGAAATGGGGATTGAAAAGTATTGACCTTAAATTCTATCGGTACGACCGGAATACTTCATTTCGCTCCAATATGATTTCAGTGGGATTTAAATTCGTAAGGGATTAA
- a CDS encoding thioredoxin family protein, producing MKKSIIILIIAFIGISSGFAQDWQTDFSKAKELATKEKKPIILVFQGSDWCAPCIKLSREIWSTETFINYAKDNYIMFQADFPRKKKNALPEKQAAANAKLAEIYDKNGVFPLVVVLDNRGNLLGETGYKKTTPKAYIQELDSFIK from the coding sequence ATGAAAAAAAGCATCATCATTTTAATCATTGCATTTATCGGTATTAGTTCAGGCTTCGCTCAGGATTGGCAGACTGATTTCTCAAAAGCGAAAGAATTGGCCACTAAAGAAAAAAAGCCCATTATTTTGGTATTCCAAGGATCGGACTGGTGTGCGCCTTGCATTAAATTAAGTCGGGAAATTTGGAGTACCGAAACATTTATAAACTACGCTAAAGACAACTACATTATGTTTCAGGCCGATTTCCCTCGTAAAAAGAAAAATGCTCTTCCGGAAAAACAAGCTGCTGCCAACGCAAAGTTGGCTGAGATTTATGATAAAAATGGCGTTTTCCCATTGGTAGTTGTACTGGACAATAGAGGAAACTTATTGGGAGAAACGGGCTATAAGAAAACCACACCAAAAGCTTATATTCAGGAATTGGACAGTTTTATCAAGTAA
- a CDS encoding FAD:protein FMN transferase, with protein MRLIITLIVISLSFTSQAQQAHKRTLKLMGSRFDITVVAEDYITAKNYIESGIEEIDRIEKLISSWDENSQTSEINKYAGIKPVKVEAELFNLIERAMMISKLTDGAFDITYASMDKIWKFDGSMRKMPSEEDIRASVTKVGYNNILLDKEKLTVFLKIKGMKIGFGAIGKGYAADMAKKLLLAKGVTSGIINASGDMNSWGKQVDGNEWKVAITNPLNKNKVFALLPISNGAVVTSGDYEKYVEFNGKRYSHIIDPRTGYPSTGIISVTVFAPKAELADALATSVFVMGKEAGLDRINQLPNIECIIIDDKGNISKSNNIAIDKL; from the coding sequence ATGAGACTCATTATTACGCTCATTGTAATTTCACTGTCATTTACATCTCAGGCACAACAAGCTCACAAACGCACCCTGAAATTAATGGGGAGCAGATTTGATATCACGGTCGTTGCCGAAGATTATATTACAGCAAAAAATTATATAGAAAGCGGAATAGAAGAAATCGACAGAATAGAAAAATTAATCTCTTCCTGGGATGAAAATTCTCAAACTTCAGAAATAAATAAATACGCTGGAATCAAACCAGTCAAAGTTGAGGCTGAACTATTCAACCTTATTGAGCGGGCCATGATGATTTCGAAATTGACGGATGGCGCGTTTGATATAACTTATGCCTCAATGGATAAAATCTGGAAGTTTGATGGCAGTATGAGAAAAATGCCTTCAGAGGAAGACATACGTGCTTCAGTAACCAAAGTTGGTTATAATAATATTTTGCTAGACAAAGAAAAGCTTACTGTGTTTCTCAAAATTAAGGGAATGAAAATAGGTTTTGGGGCCATTGGGAAGGGTTATGCAGCAGATATGGCAAAGAAATTACTTTTAGCTAAAGGAGTTACTTCTGGCATTATCAATGCTTCGGGCGATATGAATTCCTGGGGCAAGCAAGTAGATGGCAACGAATGGAAAGTGGCCATTACCAACCCACTCAATAAGAACAAGGTTTTTGCTTTGTTACCAATCAGCAATGGTGCTGTTGTCACCTCAGGAGACTACGAGAAATATGTTGAATTTAACGGCAAAAGGTATTCACACATTATTGACCCAAGAACAGGATATCCTTCAACTGGAATAATTAGTGTAACTGTTTTTGCGCCAAAGGCAGAACTCGCAGATGCCCTTGCTACTTCAGTATTTGTAATGGGCAAAGAAGCAGGATTGGACCGCATCAATCAACTTCCCAACATAGAATGCATCATTATAGATGACAAGGGAAACATTTCAAAATCGAATAACATAGCCATCGATAAATTATGA
- a CDS encoding DUF4266 domain-containing protein, which translates to MKKIILIFSIITCLSNSCMVVKGYEKININDPDMGLSEKKFDRNVTTMHSYREAAVGANGGKTGGGCGCN; encoded by the coding sequence ATGAAAAAAATAATTTTAATATTCTCCATCATCACATGTCTTTCAAATAGCTGTATGGTTGTAAAAGGATATGAGAAAATAAACATCAATGATCCGGACATGGGGCTTTCTGAAAAGAAGTTTGACCGAAATGTAACCACTATGCATTCATACAGAGAAGCTGCAGTTGGTGCTAACGGTGGAAAAACTGGTGGTGGATGTGGCTGTAATTAA